TGTCGTCGCGCGTCGGGCATCCGGATTCCACTCGGAGATTCATACGCTTGATCATTTTTGGGCCGATCCGGGCAAAACCCGGCTTCGGACCCCTTGCTACACATTTGTCAAAGAGCTAATAGACTGATTTAAAAGCCTTTTCTGTCTCCGAAAGGGAGCCTGCTTGTAACAGTGCGTAAGAAACCGTGATTTGGCCGGTGAATCCCCGAAGCGTAGGTTTTTTTGCGGCAAAGCCTTGATTTGCTTTGCGCCAGAAAACGGACAGGACGTGGATGGGGCCCGGTAAACAGACCACGCTTGGTGAGCGCACCACCCTCTCAGGGATCGGCGTTCACTCCAATATTCCGGTGCGCATCGCACTCAATCCCGCCGAAGCCTATACAGGCATCGTTTTCCGTCGCACAGGCCTGCCGAATGCCTCGAGCCGTGCGATCGAAGCCGATTGGTCGCGCGTGACCATGACCGAACTTTGCACCGTAATTGGCGACGGGTCTCAAGCGAGCATTGCGACCATCGAACATCTGATGGCTGCCTTCTCCGGCCTTGGCCTCGACAATGTCGTCGTCGAAATCGACGGACCCGAGGTGCCGATCCTCGACGGATCCGCTGCGGCCTTTGTCGAAGCGATCGATGCTGTCGGTCTCGTGAGTCTCGACGCGCCGCGCCGCTATTTGAAAGTTTTGAAGCCCGTCCGGGTCGAACGCGGCCGTTCCTTTTGCGAACTGCTGCCCAGCGATCGCGGGCTGACGCTCGATATCGAGATCGACTTTGCTTGCGGCGCGATCGGGCGCCAGAAAAAAGTGATGGATATTGCGCCCGGCGCCTTCCGGCGCGATCTGGCGCGGGCGCGCACCTTCGGGTTCCTGAGCGATGTGGAACGGCTCTGGAAGGCCGGTTTCGCGCTTGGCGCCTCGCTCGAAAATACAGTGGCGCTGCATGACGAAATGGTGCTGAACCCTGAGGGGCTGCGGTTTTCCGACGAATTCGTGCGCCATAAAATGCTCGATGCGCTGGGCGATCTCGCCCTTGCCGGATCACCCATTCTCGGCAGGTTCAAGTCCTATTGCGGCGGCCATGCGATGAATGTCGCGGCATTGGAAGCGCTCTTTTCAGATGCGACGGCCTATGCGGTGGTCGAGGCGCCGGTGCTGCGCCGTCAGCCCATGCACGCGGATCTGGGGGCAAGTCTTGTCCCCGCCGCTTTCGCGCCGGATCGCAACTAGCAGCCGGCAGCCGCTGATTTGACCGTGATCGACGGGCGCCGGGCTCGAACCGGCAATCGGTTGGATAAAAAAGATCGCAATGGGCAGCGCTTGAAACCTGGCTTGCCACATTAATGCCGTTTCTTGGCCCGACCACTGCTCACTCGCGCAAAGCGGCGATTTCCGTTATCCTGCCGAAAATCGATTGGCTTTGTATTTTGAGTAGAGATCGAATGTTTTTCACGCGCCGGCTTCCTGCTTCCCTGCTCCTGCGTTTCGCGGGCGTGGGTCTTTTAGCTCTGTCGGCCGCGGGATGTTCGACCCTCGAACATATAGGCGACTTCGACCCGACGAGTCTGTGGGGCAAGGATAAATACGAAACCAAGATTGTTCCGGACCAGCCGGCCGACACGCTCTACAATCAGGGCCTCGCCCGTCTGCATAACAGGGATTACGAGGCGGCCGGCAAGAAGTTCTCCGACCTCGAAAAGCAATATCCCTATACGCAATGGCAGTCGAAGGCGCTGCTGATGAACACGTTCAGCCTCTATCAAAACGGCAGTTACGACGATGCGATCGGCTCGGCGCAACGCTATATCGGGCTGTTTCCGTCAACCCCCGACACGCCCTATGTCTATTATCTCGAGGCTATGTCCTACTATAACCAGATCCCGGACATATCCCACGATCAGGATCGCGCCCAGAAGGCCTCGGTCGTATTCGCGCAGATCGTCGAAAAATTTCCGAAATCCGAATATGCCGAAGACGCTCGTTACAAATTGCAGGTCACGCGCGATCAGCTCGCCGGCAAGGAAATGTCGGTCGGCCGCTTCTATTTGAACCAGCATAATTATACCGGGGCGGTCAATCGCTTCCAGGAAGTGCTTCGCAAATATCAAAACACGCGACACGCGGAGGAAGCGCTCGAACGCCTGACCGAAGCCTATCTCGCCTTGGGCCTCACCAATGAGGCGCAGACGGCGGCCGCCGTGCTCGGGCATAATTTTCCGAACTCGCCCTGGTACAAGGATGCTTACGCGCTTCTGCAGGGCGGCGGTCTCGAGCCGCACGAAGACGAGGGCTCGTGGATTTCGAAGACCTTCAAGAAGATCAAACTCGGCTGAACCGAAGAAACAGCCTTCCGTCCTGCCCTAAAATGTTCTAGTTTTGTACCGGTCGAGGCTTGCCGAATCGGCCGAGGCTGCGTTTTGACCGGAAACCCATCGAGGGCTTTTCGACTCCATGCTCGTTCAGCTCTCCATCAGGGACATTGTCCTGATCGATAGGCTCGATCTCGAACTCGGGATCGGGCTCACCATCCTCACCGGCGAGACGGGCGCCGGCAAATCGATTCTGCTCGATGCGTTTTCGCTTGCTTTGGGGGCGCGCGGCGACGGCACTCTCGTCCGGCAGGGCGAGGCGCAAGGTCAGGTGACGGCCGTCTTCGATCTCCCGGTGCTGCATCCTTCCCTCGCGGCGGCTCGCGCGCAGGACATCGAAACCGATGGCGAACTGATTTTGCGGCGCGTGCAAATGGCAGATGGGCGTACCCGTGCCTTCGTCAACGATCAGCCGGTGAGCCTCCAGACCTTGCGCCTCATCGCGCGTGAGCTCGTCGAAATCCACGGGCAGCATGACGACCGCGCGCTGGTCAATCCCAATACGCACCGCAATCTGATCGACGCCTTCGGCGGCCTTGGCGCCGAGCTTTCTGCGGTGCGCGCCGCGCATGCGGCGCTTCAAACGGCCCGCGCCGATCTCGCGCGCGAACAGGAAGCGGTCGAGAAAGTCCGCAAGGAGGTCGATTATCTTCGCCATGCCGACGCGGAACTCGGTAAGCTTGCCCCCAATATCGGCGAGGAAACGAGCCTGGCCGATCGCCGCGGCGTCATGATGCAGGCCGAGAAAGTCACGTCTGAAATCCGCGACGCCTATGAAGCTGTCGCGGGGCAGGG
The Methyloferula stellata AR4 DNA segment above includes these coding regions:
- a CDS encoding outer membrane protein assembly factor BamD; amino-acid sequence: MFFTRRLPASLLLRFAGVGLLALSAAGCSTLEHIGDFDPTSLWGKDKYETKIVPDQPADTLYNQGLARLHNRDYEAAGKKFSDLEKQYPYTQWQSKALLMNTFSLYQNGSYDDAIGSAQRYIGLFPSTPDTPYVYYLEAMSYYNQIPDISHDQDRAQKASVVFAQIVEKFPKSEYAEDARYKLQVTRDQLAGKEMSVGRFYLNQHNYTGAVNRFQEVLRKYQNTRHAEEALERLTEAYLALGLTNEAQTAAAVLGHNFPNSPWYKDAYALLQGGGLEPHEDEGSWISKTFKKIKLG
- the lpxC gene encoding UDP-3-O-acyl-N-acetylglucosamine deacetylase is translated as MGPGKQTTLGERTTLSGIGVHSNIPVRIALNPAEAYTGIVFRRTGLPNASSRAIEADWSRVTMTELCTVIGDGSQASIATIEHLMAAFSGLGLDNVVVEIDGPEVPILDGSAAAFVEAIDAVGLVSLDAPRRYLKVLKPVRVERGRSFCELLPSDRGLTLDIEIDFACGAIGRQKKVMDIAPGAFRRDLARARTFGFLSDVERLWKAGFALGASLENTVALHDEMVLNPEGLRFSDEFVRHKMLDALGDLALAGSPILGRFKSYCGGHAMNVAALEALFSDATAYAVVEAPVLRRQPMHADLGASLVPAAFAPDRN